One Vanessa atalanta chromosome 15, ilVanAtal1.2, whole genome shotgun sequence genomic window, atacatattaaatttaaaatcctcACAAGTTATTCATGACGAtcgcgttttttttaatacacgcAAAAAAACTCAGTGGAGTTTTAATGATCTTcatttttgtttctaatttatCTCGTGAATAGGCATTGAAGGAAACCGACTTGAAtagacctgcatgtgtcaaatgaaATCCTGATTCATGTATATATACCCCAAACCTTCTTCCGTTTTGGAGAAGAAGCATTTGCTTTACAGTGAGATATTTGTGggatgttattttacttttctttgTGCAAAATACTCATTTATTTTTGCCACgactacaatatattttatttaaagtaatgttcATAgatgttaagaataaaatatatgtatcttttaAGCTACTTCAACTGGTATAATAGCGCAAATCCTCTAAAAAAACAACCTAAACTATGGAAGATGGTGTCATCCAAAGCtcaaaaaatgttcaaaaagtTTGTAGAGCCAAGAGTTGAAAAAAGAGCTTCCAATTTTATTGAACTGTCGCGATATATTGAGGATCGGTGGATGGCAAAAGGATACACAGATCGTATtggtaatatttgtatattttatttttgtaaaagatGCATAAGACTTTGAATAAACAAGTTAATCGATACAATACAATTACTGTTctactttattttagaataaaaaataaagtacaataagTAATGAAAATTTACTTTCAGCTGGAGGAGATATTGATGAGCTTTGTCCATCAATGTATAGTTTTCACAGCGATCCTAACGAAAAGAACATATTACTCAAACATTTCAGGGATAATGGTATTGAAACCGTAGTTGATCGCCACGAGAAGAAGCAGAGGATTCGAGAGTGGATTCAAAACAGTGTCATTGAAGAAGCTGATGAAGAGGTCAGTGATAACAATGAATAATTTCACTATAatgtattgaatatattcaatCTGGGATACAAtgtgttttgattttaaaaatggttcatatttaaatattaaattgtttttcttgcAGGAAGAAAATGAACCAGAACCTACACCTTATGATGATAGTGATGTTGAATTAGAAGATCGATCACGACCCCATCCAATCGACGAAAGTCACAGAGTCACTCTACGTTTCGACACTGAAAAACACATTAATCCTAGAACAGGAGAAATAATTGAAGGAGTTAGTAGAACAACTGAAAAAAACCCTCTTTCTTATGATGTACAAAATATAGAACCTGTTGCACCTGCAAATGTTGTTCGCAGATATGGCGTAAAGGATGAATCTTCATCTCTCAGTTCGAACAAAGACAGTGCATACGGATCTATGgaaactacaaataaaaataccataTCTCATTCTGATAGCAAACATACCTTACAAATTGATAGAGTTTCAAACTATTCACCAAGTAGATCATTAAGTGCCATTTCACTTCAACAAAATACAATACCATTATCTTCTCACGCGCAACGATTCCAAAAAAGTGAGGAAGTATTTTCTAAAGAATTAGACAATGCAAAAGGAAGTACATCAACGCTTCAATCTGTAGGAAATTCATCAAGATCAAATAGTATCCAAGTGACACGAAATAGCTCGCTTGAAAGTACAAACACAATTGATGTACCgtttgaaaatgaaaatccCAATCCGTCAAAACCAAATCCTGTCGTTACTCAAAATGGTTTCAGCCCAGGTCATAAGGTTCAGGAACCAAATAACACACAATCACCACCTTCGTACGTATCAATGAAAAATTCAGTGTATGAAAATGTTAACGGACGCAGTGaattaacgaaatataaaagaaatgaaaacaATGTTGAAAATAATCAGCCACTTGATAGTCCATACACTTCAATGTTAAACATTGTTCaaggacaaataaaaataagtccaCATGCGAAAGAAATTAATAGAAACGTAGTTAATGTGTCAGTGACACAAGTAAGTCGCAATAATAAACGATAGTTTTtgctcaataatatattaaatattttttttactttaatacataGGTCAAAatgtctttttattatattatcattattatattccaaGTTTATTTgcgttttaatgtataattattaaatcttgCATACAATTATTGGCACACTTacaacattcattttattatttgtacatattagaaataagataatataataatgtatgatCTGTTACCatgttttgaaatgttttatttcgcaTAAAAACTTTGTACGTTTAAACCATTGACAATCATGTATACATGTAACTACTTTTATGTTTACacacatttataatagttaaaaaatcaaaataacttaTCTAAATAAAGacacttatatttatttgttataaagaatattatttacatgaataaaactaaacaaaaactcGACTTTGTTCAAACTTCATAAATAAACCTTCATTTATAACCAATAACTCGAGTTCCAAATACGAAAATTACCTCTTGTTAGTTGTAAAAACCAAAGAGTATAAAATCAATACTTAAAAACTCAGAAGTCTTACAAAATGATCAAGATCAATACGAAAATGTAGGTTGATATCAAATTAAGACACATACTGCAAagttgccataaaaaatatattttaaccttcTTCATTGGTTTACTATTTGTATTTGACTCGGTTCTGACATTGGATTGGATTGGGTTACTGGTGACTGGGTTGGTTGTAGGATGTCGGTCATACGTATATATGTAGCTTGCTCACAATGTATTGCGATGTCGGCGTCAGAAGAAGCATTGTTTTATTTAggaattatatcatattacattttaaaaactaataaaaaaagacgAAATCGAGCACAGCTCGCTTATCGAGCCCAAATGTGCTACGAGCAAGATTTCGAACCGGTTAGATCGctgttttttaattgaatcggTTTCATTTTAAATCTTCTGACAGAAGGAGcctaataaaatgtttgatgtaatttccattaaaataataatgttatgaacAGTATCATATTAGCCACAATATGGTTGAGATGTAGTTTGTCACCACCGTACCTATCAACCCTACCAGAACGAGtaagtggtaagtggtcaccatcggcCATCACCACCaacatcccttgtgcctttagttacactggctcactcacccttcaaatcagaacacaacaatactgagtactgctgtttggcgaaagagtatctgatgagtggtggtacctactcagacgggcttgcacaaagtcttaccaccaagtaaatacaaACCTAACACATAAAAAAGAAGTAGTAGGAAATACATATTTCCTACCTTATATATATGTCATTTCGGATCTGAatacagatatataaataatattttttctagtttAAGATACGGTTGCGGatacgataaataattttatttcggaTTATCCAATTGTTTCGGTTATTTTCGGTTACGAACattagattatttagaaataatcgtaaaagaaaaaattacaagatattaatttgactttatatGTAGACTATTACTTAGTTTCAAGTATAATCACAGAAGAAAACTgatagctttaaaaaataattagctactctctttaagtataacactatgaaaaaacaaaacattaataaataacatttttatcgcTTTTCGCTTTtcttttctattaatatataataggtcTTACTTATCAAcatgttatatttgttttaatccgTAATCACTGAAATATCTTTAGTAATATTATCGATCCCAAGGGAGGtactattcaaaataaaaccgaattgtacaaaattaaagtaaaaaacttagtaataaacatacattttacgtatatatatatacatataattttggtACTGGTACAACAATCTTTATTTTGGTACTGGTATAACCCATTCTAATACTGGTATAAAtcgaattgaattaattttcacACAACATCGAATAATGTCAAAGTCACAAAGTTGTCAAACGTCAAAGTGTTaggtcaaaattaaatttacaccgCGCTTACCGAACTTGTacatcaaataacaataattcatataaaatatacgttattttatcttatttaaagtagacttaagtttaattataaatatttcttattacgaTAACAATGAAACTATAATGAAAGAACTAATATAATGTCGCATAACCTGTAGGATTATAAAAAAGCCGTTTCGTTTTAGTAAAAGTAGGATCAAATAAGTGTAAATTATGCAAAAGTTACAAGAGAGTGTGTTTTCTATTGTTAAAACAACTAGTCTTTCATCCGCTGTTTTCAGTTTTTTACAACCAACTGAGGATTTTTTAGGTTCGTACTTTGAATATTGTTTACTGGGAAATTTAcgaaaacaaaatcatttatgatttaatatttttcagaaaaaaCGCCTTTGGGGGGTATTCTCCGGGATACAAAGTATGCGTGGCTTGCTCTTGGGCCTAAATTTTGTGTTGTTGATTTAAGAAGTGGTTTGAAAATAGCGGCGCGGACATTTGGTAATGGTATAAGGTATGTTATATTTGCCATATGATGTCGTAGacctttgatttataataagacaaagtactattttatttgttttgttatattactgATTATATTTACAGTAGCCGCATCTCCGTCACAAGTGTTGTCGAAATTCCAACACCGCTCACAGATAACTCTCAACAACTAATAATAAGTCTAGAATGTGATGATACCACGAGTCTTATTTGTGTCTTTCACATAAACGGCTCTCAGCTGCTCCGCTGTATACAAACTGATGTTGTTATCACAGAACTAGCAGTTTGTGATGGATTGCCAAATGGACCTCTTATGTGTTTTAATGGATTGGTTATGGCTGGCACTCGTAAAGGAGAGATAATTATATTCGACCTTAATAGAGCCAGTTTGATACaaggtaaatataatatgtgttatcTGAGAttgattaaatgatttaatacaACCAGTActgttttacaatatatataattatgatatgttatccatttcatatattatatttggggCTTAACAATGATCACATTTAAAGCCCAAAActaatgtacataataaaataaagttattattaatacaattatttgatacaaattattacttatttcagCATTAAAAGACTTATCACAAGGCTATGAACAACTTGTCCGTGGTGAGAACAATGTTGCCAATCTCATATTCCTGCCTTTTAAAGCAGTTAATAAAATTGAGAGTCAAAGAGAATTGGCAGTTGAAAATGACGATCATTTAGCACTTCTATTGAATGAGGACTCTTTTCTTGATGGCCAGTTCATATTTCGAAATCCAGATGGAACAGTCCGTATGAAAGCCAAACAAAGTCATATAAGAGTGACGGTCGCACAGTATATACCACAATTAGGAAGTTTGGCTGTGGGATTTAATTTTGGAgcatttcaaatttggaatattttaaatttagaacttgAGTTCACTTCTCAAGTTAATGTTGAATGCCTGCCAGTTACACATTTTGGATTCCAGGTAATTTATCCATCATTATTGGTTCATTGTTTTTTATCGTCATCATCCATGTAGcttatctaatttatattgtcaaaaatgttttaaagttgttttaatacataatgtGATGTAAACTTGCATAATGAATAAACCTGTTCCATTCTTTACAGGAGCCATGTGATGATCCAAGAGCATTTTGTTATCTGTGGGTAGTTTTTTCAGTTTTGGAAAGGTTTGAAGAGGAAGAATTTCCTTTGGCTGTGATGTATTCTTTAACTTATCAGGGAAAGAGAATGCTTTCTGATACTAAATGCCTCTATCAGGTAATTGCTTAATTAAGGTtgagagtttattttttaaataaaagattttatttattacatgcaATGATATATGGGAGGTAGCAGATATTAGGTATCCTATATCATTCTGCCCTTTTCTCTACCCCTAAGTGTGAAGTGATTGAGggcaattacattttattgatattgattttcAAGTATTGTCcaacataaaatgtatataaaaaaatccataatttttacttaattttactagattaagtatatttattttgaacagCAATTTAgagatatgtaaatatttctatttttaaaaagttttttttttattaggaattTTCAATGGCAACAATTCGCTTCCAAATAGAACTATCAGCTGTTGAAGTGACATCCGAATTCATTGGCGGCAGATGTATTTCCTGCCACACATACTCTATTAGTTCTACTCTTGGGGAAGAAGGAGAAGATAGTGAGTATAGAATCTAGGTTTATACTGGCAATTATTGTTACTAACCCTGTGGTAGAGAATCAAATTGAGaaaaagctgttttttttttaattaagtaacttaaaagtctgttatataatttaaaaaacttattaatgtttacttaacattaaaatacaaaataaatcttttcagCAATGTTAAATCTATGTCAGTTAGTTTGGGAATGTTGGGGCGAAAACCAGAATACAGGGACTCAACATGGAATGCTTTTATTTGATCTAGATCAGTGGTACAAAGACCAAATGCCGGGTAAGTTAACattatcttatattaattaaaaatatattgacataaattaagaagtaaagtatattattttaaaaaacttaacttCTAAAAAAAACTGCTCATGACTTTGTAAATGCCTTTCTCAAGAAAAACATGAATATATAAGTTCCATAAAAATCTACCTTATTTTCTGCAGCGACTCAACGTCTCGAAAGCAACGCATTCATGAGTACAGCTCGATGTCCTGAAGTCAACCGTGGATCTTGTCTGACACTCGACTTGCGGCTGGACCCCACTTCAGTATCTCCATACTCGCACGCCACAAGACTTGAAGAGCATTTTTACCCTAATTCATTGCAGTATGGTGAGATACatctattgtttaatatttttatgacaaattggtaatattaatgttcaataataaagtttaaaaaatcatgtatgtatgagaaataagttttacaaatccaatgacaatttaatattatacagagtATGGTATAGATTAACGCCGCGCGCTGTATAACCGGGGATGTATGAGAAGGGTCACagacagaataataaaaataaatatgatgtgCCAACGTTCCAGACTGCATCTGGCTGAACACGTCGGAGTCGAGCGTGCTGCACACGGTGGGCGTGCAGCGGCAGCTGGTGCGCGGCGTGAGCGCGGCCGGGCCCGCGTGCCTGCTGGCGCCCGCGCCGCTCGCGCTGCTGTGCCGCGCCGCCGGCCTCGCGCCGCTCTACTCGCCCGCGCGGGACCATCCCACCACGGTACGCACTCGGAGTCGGTTGCCATCGAGCCTGTATTTACGTGACACTGGTCGAGATCTAAATAATCATTGATCTAGAGATgtaactttggaagtaaaactaaagtggatataaatagtcaattagaattattacgtattttaaataaagatatattaatcaataattatttgtagCCCACAATATAgcagagagccgagatggcccagtggtcagaacgcgtgcatcttaaccgatgatttcgggttcaaacccaggcaggcaccactgaaatttcatgtgcttaatttgtgtttataattcatctcgtgctcggcggtgaaggaaaacatcgtgaggaaacctgcatgtgtctaatttcaacgaaattcagccacatgtgtattccgccaacccgcattgtagcagcgtggtggaatatgctccaaaccttctcctcaaagggagaggaggcctttatcccagcagtgggacatttacgggctgcttatgtaatatagcagagttattagcaaatcataTAGAATAAGTACATACCTATCATTCGAATATACACACCTACATAGATTGGCCTAATACTTtctattagtattatttaaacaaacaattatacttttttttgtcaaaaaacaGCATAAAGCACTGCAACCAATAAAATAAGTGATCTTTTTTCACAGGATGAACAAAGGCGATTTCTGCTCTCGGTCGCATTAGAAGCTCGACTTTCCCGCTTTTTAAAGCGCTGTGCGCATGATTGGGCCACTGGCACACATAGCGGTGTCGGCTGTACACTAACTTTTTTGGTAAGTATATAAAGGTAACTTTATAAAGCATCTAATGTGGATTGACCTTTTTCTAATTGTTTTTTCTGTTACAGGTCGATTGGAGTTGGAAACGTGCTATTGAATTAAAAGAGAATGCCAAGGAACTCACTGCGCCATTATTTACATCGTCCACTGCGCCAGATaggtaaattatttagtaattaaaaaataaaatttattttctctgaATAAGTCTAAATAACTTGTCTAAgtcttaataacatttaaaatgataagagttatcattttaaatgttatcaaattCTTGATACCTATTAGCATAGCATATAAATGATGCTGATTTCTTTCACAGAAATGTAGTACGCTGTCTCGAACACTGCGTCCAACAGCTGACACAACTCACGGGCTTATTGGATGCTGTTCTCACGAAATGCTGCAACCTTGTTGTGCCAgatggtataatattttataacactacCAAAACTAGAACTATATTTTATCTTGTCACAAATAGAGTTATGGTACAGTACGCaaaacattatttgaaaaattgtcTGCCTctacatacataaaaacttatgGTATTTATATGCTGAAATAGGACATTGAGCCTCTCACATTTCCTACATTCAATTTATAACATCTAAttcttaaatagatataatttacatacatataattatttcagcACTTAGCGAAATGGAAGAGAAGTATAAAGGTATAGGCACTGTGTCTTTGTACTTCCAAGTAGTGCAGTGGTTTGTTCGAGTAGGCTTACTGCCTGAGCGACTTCACTCGTATAACGCCTTACCATATCCCGCTCATCAACTGCAGGCTACATATAATAAACGGTGAGTGTTGCGTTATTATCATGTACTAAATCTGGTCTCAAAACGCGACatgctattaaataataaaaacaaatattgactTTATACCGACGATATACCGATTCAGCAGTGTGTAAATTTGCTAATTAATCTATCTAATTCAAATTAATCTATAGAATAGACTGAGTAAGCCTTACCAGCACCATAGAGGTACTTTGTAATGTCTTGATtacttaatatcaaatttcttcactattattaaaaaataacaaaattaattattgttacgcACTAAGCGAGCCTCATATTGAACCCTACCATAAAACTATTTTGACTTTTGAACCGTCATGTTATTACAGTCGTGTGAAACTTCACCGATTGCAAGACAAGTCCGAGGACGAGTCGGCCAACAAATCTTGTACCTTGCTCTACATCGATCAACTCATTGAAAATGAGTTTGGTGGTGAGAGAGTCCATCAGTGAGTATGCTTGAAATATATTCTTgatcatttttacattattccTGATTATTAAAATGGTTTAATAATCTTTCTCTCAAGGTTCTATAGTATGCTTATAGGTTTAAATAAGATTGTGAATGTATGTTAAtgtgcattataataaatttaaaatgtgatacctaattttattacttataccaTTTGTAGAATGTGGCTGAAAGCTGGTAGTGAGTGTGGCGGTCTTTACCCCCCACCCTCGCTCTACGCTCTGCTGCGACTGTACCTGCTACCCGACATTGCCGAGGAACATAAACACTCGCTGTTGCTTTACCTACTGTTGGATTACTCCATGCTTTATGATGAAATGAGGTATCTtccaaaaatatacttaatgatGATATTTTGCTGGATTTAAGCCAAGTTGATCTTTATCAAAAAGGCGAGCCAACTATTTGCTCAGGATACAAAAGAGCAGGCGTGACTGAGCAACCACAACTGGACACTATTTTTCATAATTCTAcgacggcaaatccgatacgactGTGATACATAATAAGTACAGGCACCGAACCAATGAATTCTCATGCTAGCTGAAGCTCTGTAGTATTAACACTTGCTTTTAAAACTCTGAATTGCTTCTGGAAATTTCTTGGAAAACTATTTATGTGCCCCATGTCCTTAGAAACTGTTTAATGTTCCATAAACTTTGTTgagtatatatgatataaataaatttccacAGATACGAAGCGGTGATTCGCCGCCTTATGCAGTTCCCCACCATGTTCGGTCTTAGCAACACCGCTATCAAAGCCACGCAGGCCTTCTGGCATCTCGACCATCGGGACTTCGATGTGAGGATAATTGTCCTACTATTATAACTaagaattactatttatatttgttcattCCTTGGGGTTGTAAGGGTTCTCCCTTAAGAGTGGTCTTTAGTTATCTATCAATTCaatcgatttatatttatttatgcacaCAACTTTTTCAATATGGCTGAAATTTAACGaaatgtaacttatttttaaaatctctttCTATACTGTCTTTATATCTACTAATAAAAAAGGCTACCTATagtgtttttgtataaaaatcatcttatattaaacattatttacagtTCGCACTGGACCAGCTCCAATGCCTAACCGGCAATACATTATCCGACTGGCAACATCACGTTGTTTTGTCTTCGCTACTCGCTCAGAAGAAGACGCAAGCGGCCCTACAATACCTGCACGTTAGGAAACCCGCACCCATTCAAAACATTAAAGATGGTGAAGTAAACGCTGTTAACGATCACGATAAGTTGGACGATTGGCAGTCGTGTTGTGATCTGTACTTGGCGAGAGGATTGGTGTTCGAAGCCCTCGATGTTATAAGGATGTGCGTCCAAAATGCTGCAACAGCTGATGACAAAATTCATCTACTTAATTTCTTCTATAAAGGTCAGTaacacatataacattaaaaaaatatatttaagtcctTTTCTACACAACTTATTGTAATCTAATGAGTAGAAAAGCTTCTACAGAAATCTCAAGCAAATTGACTACTTCGACTAGTaaaaaatgcgaaattaactctgtttgtctgttaatctgtctgttgctttttcacatTCAAACCACTGACccgtatttaatgaaattagttattaagcaagcttgaactccagaGATggacatgggctacttttttatgcctaataccgACCACTAGTCGTCTGTATTttcccaatatttttatttattttactatttcgcGCAGGATGCCGCAACACCGGTCAACTGTCAAAAGTTCTGCAAGTCACCTTGCTACCGTTCGAAGAGGAAGTGTTCATAAAGTATTTGAAAGATTGCAACGAGCCTCAGACGTCAGATATTCTCGTCATGTATTATCTGCAACAGGCGAGGTGAGATAAAATCCtacaaaatgaattcgaaattaCCTACCCGATTCCATCTATCATTCAATCGAGTTTTGAATATATCTCGATCGCTTTCGACACCTCTCGCGCCCTCGATCGATTCCGGTTTGACTTTAAGACATTCGGGTACCTCGAAACTAAAAAACACAATAGCATTTTCGAGGGACCCAATCGTATTACCAACAGCAAAGTGATACGCGTCGCCCCTCGCAGGTACCTGGAGGCGGAGCGCTACAACGAGGAGCTGAAGGCGCGCGGCGCGGCCAGCGACGACCCCGCGCGCGACGCGCTCGTGGAGCTGCTGCGCGCCGCCCTGCCCGCCGTCGCCGGCCGCGTGGCGCGCGTCGCCGCCGCGCGCGACCACACGCGCGGTCAGTCGCCCTGCCGCCTCGCCGCTCCCGGCACtgacaccccccccccccctcattTTTGGAGAGAATTATCTCTTGGCACTACTTGACTagattcgatatttttttgattCTCTCTTATAGGAAAGATATCAAAGAACCTTTTCTATGCTTGAAGCATTACTTAACTGAGAGTATTCGTAGcttgtgaaataatattttatgcaacagcatcaaataaaaataagtctaCTTCACCAACCGAACGACTCATCCCTCACACGTCGTCGAAATCGCAGTCTATTATAAgtgatatgtttaattttttttttacagttataaaATCGAAACCGATGTCAGTCTACGTCCAAGCCACATCTCCTAAGAATACTTTTACATACAAATCAACTTTTATTCAggtaattgtattgtattcaatatatatttaagactaACAAATAcccaatatattaaatttattcttattatctaaatataatataatgattatgtctcaaatacttatacatatatttttttatagacataTTCCTTTTTGAAACGGACCACTGTTTCAAGTCAAATAACGCCTATTGGTACCGTTAACAAcgctataaacatttttttttttttttgaaattaaaaaatattttgaagattgTTTAAATTAGTGCTAAATACTAGAGAGTAAATTACTTTTGAGGAATCCGTAGGAGGGTAAATAATTGTATGAAAAGCgccacttttttttaaatataaaattaattttagaccATATGTGATGACCAatgaaatatcattataatttttaacaattgtataattattcgCATATTCACATTTCCAGGATACTATTGAAAATGCAAGTGAAACTTGGATCAACAAACCCAAAATGAGGAAAGGTCTCAAACGAGCGCTAAATATAGAAGAAACACCATTTATTTGCACTCctaagttatataaaacaaaaaggtgATACtgttataaatagttttctaattaataacaatattttaactaatatattaatataaaatattactttccaGCATTGTAAGCTCAGAACAAAAAGGCAGCGAAGCGACACCACCGAAGCGAGCGAAACTCGACTTTACGGGAACGCCACGTACGCCCAAAAACCCGTGCACGCTCAAAGTGAGCGAAACCCTCAGCCGACAGATGGCCAGCTTACTCGACATGCCCGAAGTAGAAAGTCCTCATAAACAGTACGAGAGAAGTGGAGCTGAAACTCCACATAGCATTTTGAAGGTAATTGTTTCAACAATCGTGAAATGTTCGGACTTTTAATGTTTGCGCCATAGCTTAGGtaattgttgttaatttttaatatttatcacgcCGAGAAACAAAGATAAATGAGACTCGCCGGTTTTCAGACCGTTTTTACCAATGCAATTGATTCTGATTTATGAACATTGTAATTAGAATTTAATCTTCACTAAAACGTCGTTTATAATGCTTCTGCAATCTATCGAGTAAATCCTATAATGAATCTCCTATAAAATCAAGAGTAAGAACATAATATTCATCCTCTATTGTTTCAGAATCGTCGCTTAGAAAGTCGCAACCAAGAGGCTCCATCGCCCGTTGA contains:
- the LOC125069385 gene encoding serine/threonine-protein kinase MARK2: MNSGTRRALTGSIHKIREFELEKVCLVEEFDILQIVGEGWFGKILLVEHRASDTEIVLKALPKPYVSIRDFYREFHYGLHLSAHKNIVTTFDVAFETAGFYVFCQEYAPLGDLTSNMLDTGIGEIHTKRVAKQLAAALEHLHQRDLVHRDVKLDNILIFKSDFSRIKLCDFGETRKAQSIVRRRNEWLPYSPPEVLKLSMDSTYKALISHDIWQFGVVIFICLTGCLPWQKAAFDDPRYLSYFNWYNSANPLKKQPKLWKMVSSKAQKMFKKFVEPRVEKRASNFIELSRYIEDRWMAKGYTDRIAGGDIDELCPSMYSFHSDPNEKNILLKHFRDNGIETVVDRHEKKQRIREWIQNSVIEEADEEEENEPEPTPYDDSDVELEDRSRPHPIDESHRVTLRFDTEKHINPRTGEIIEGVSRTTEKNPLSYDVQNIEPVAPANVVRRYGVKDESSSLSSNKDSAYGSMETTNKNTISHSDSKHTLQIDRVSNYSPSRSLSAISLQQNTIPLSSHAQRFQKSEEVFSKELDNAKGSTSTLQSVGNSSRSNSIQVTRNSSLESTNTIDVPFENENPNPSKPNPVVTQNGFSPGHKVQEPNNTQSPPSYVSMKNSVYENVNGRSELTKYKRNENNVENNQPLDSPYTSMLNIVQGQIKISPHAKEINRNVVNVSVTQVSRNNKR